One Nocardia farcinica genomic region harbors:
- a CDS encoding MaoC family dehydratase has protein sequence MVNPDLAFAEENLNVWTEDFPFTVERDRIADYAAATNDPIPAHRRGDIASPVFAIVPVFERMIEPAVDVVPLSIFGRGVHGEQDFHFHRPIRPGDTLVSRARMTGYEGLPKGTRAVVHVECRDTAGELVNEQYVTMFFRGADASNGRSVGELGPSHKLPDGIRDREPVAKVAQHIDADQTFRYAPASGDPVPLHLDEQVAKDAGLPGIIAHGLCTMAFASWAVLTEVGDADVTRLKRLAVRFSKMVFPSDDLETRIWRTGAATYAFETVRGTDVVLGDGLAIFTD, from the coding sequence GTGGTGAACCCCGACCTCGCGTTCGCCGAGGAGAACCTGAACGTCTGGACCGAGGACTTCCCGTTCACCGTCGAACGCGACCGCATCGCCGACTACGCCGCCGCCACCAACGATCCGATCCCCGCGCACCGCCGCGGCGACATCGCCTCCCCGGTGTTCGCGATCGTGCCGGTGTTCGAGCGGATGATCGAGCCCGCCGTCGACGTGGTCCCGCTGTCCATCTTCGGCCGGGGTGTGCACGGCGAACAGGACTTCCACTTCCACCGGCCGATCCGCCCCGGCGACACCCTGGTCTCGCGGGCGCGGATGACCGGCTACGAGGGACTGCCCAAGGGCACTCGCGCGGTGGTGCACGTCGAATGCCGCGACACCGCGGGCGAACTCGTCAACGAGCAGTACGTGACGATGTTCTTCCGCGGCGCGGACGCCAGCAACGGGCGGTCCGTCGGCGAGCTGGGCCCGTCCCACAAGCTCCCCGACGGTATCCGCGACCGCGAGCCGGTGGCGAAGGTGGCCCAGCACATCGATGCCGACCAGACCTTCCGCTACGCCCCGGCCTCCGGCGATCCGGTTCCGCTGCACCTGGACGAACAGGTGGCCAAGGACGCCGGCCTGCCCGGCATCATCGCGCACGGCCTGTGCACGATGGCGTTCGCGTCGTGGGCGGTGCTCACCGAGGTGGGTGACGCCGACGTCACACGGCTGAAGCGGCTGGCGGTGCGCTTCTCGAAGATGGTCTTCCCCTCCGACGACCTCGAGACCCGGATCTGGCGCACCGGCGCCGCCACCTATGCCTTCGAAACCGTGCGCGGCACGGACGTGGTACTCGGCGACGGTCTCGCCATTTTCACCGATTGA
- a CDS encoding acyl-CoA dehydrogenase family protein has product MFEWSETDEMIRQAVRGFIDKEVRPHLDALEDGTMSPYPIARKLFAEFGIDAMAGEQVDSLLAKKRARQEALAAGQEPASTTKRGAGDLLGGQASMAAVVVGELSGVCMGLLTAVGVSIGLGAATIMSRGTLAQQERWLRDIVTMDKVAAWAITEPDSGSDAFGGMKTYVRRDGEDYLLTGHKTFITNGPYADIIVVYAKLDEPGVDRRDRKVLTFVLDKGMEGLTQSKPFKKMGLHASPTGELFFDNVRLGRDRLLGETEDHRGGDGRDSARANFTTERIGVAFMALGIIAECHRLCIDYAKNRRLWGQEIGRFQLVQLKLATMEIARINVQNMVFSTLERARAGKLPTLAEASAMKLYAAQAATEVAMEAVQLFGGNGYMSEYRVEQLARDAKSLMIYAGSNEIQVTHIAKGLLGR; this is encoded by the coding sequence ATGTTCGAGTGGTCCGAGACCGACGAGATGATCCGCCAGGCCGTGCGCGGCTTCATCGACAAGGAGGTGCGCCCGCACCTGGACGCGCTGGAGGACGGCACGATGTCGCCGTACCCGATCGCGCGGAAATTGTTCGCCGAGTTCGGCATCGACGCGATGGCCGGCGAGCAGGTGGACTCGTTGCTGGCGAAGAAGCGCGCCAGGCAGGAGGCGCTCGCGGCCGGGCAGGAACCCGCCTCGACGACAAAGCGCGGCGCGGGCGATCTGCTCGGCGGGCAGGCCTCGATGGCGGCGGTCGTGGTCGGCGAATTGTCCGGGGTGTGCATGGGCCTGCTCACGGCCGTGGGCGTCAGCATCGGGCTCGGCGCGGCGACGATCATGTCCCGCGGCACGCTCGCCCAGCAGGAACGCTGGCTGCGCGACATCGTGACGATGGACAAGGTCGCCGCGTGGGCCATCACCGAACCCGACTCCGGCTCGGACGCCTTCGGCGGGATGAAGACCTACGTGCGCCGCGACGGCGAGGACTACCTGCTCACCGGGCACAAGACCTTCATCACCAACGGCCCGTACGCCGACATCATCGTCGTGTACGCCAAACTCGACGAGCCGGGGGTGGACCGGCGCGATCGCAAGGTGCTCACCTTCGTGCTGGACAAGGGCATGGAGGGCCTGACCCAGTCCAAGCCGTTCAAGAAGATGGGGCTGCACGCCTCCCCCACCGGCGAACTGTTCTTCGACAACGTGCGGCTCGGCCGCGACCGGCTGCTCGGGGAGACCGAGGACCACCGCGGCGGCGACGGCCGCGACAGCGCCCGCGCCAACTTCACCACCGAGCGCATCGGGGTGGCGTTCATGGCGCTGGGCATCATCGCCGAATGCCACCGGCTCTGCATCGATTACGCGAAGAACCGCAGACTGTGGGGCCAGGAGATCGGGCGGTTCCAGCTGGTGCAGCTCAAGCTGGCCACCATGGAGATCGCGCGGATCAACGTGCAGAACATGGTGTTCAGCACGCTGGAGCGGGCGCGGGCAGGCAAACTGCCGACGCTCGCCGAGGCGTCGGCGATGAAGCTCTACGCCGCCCAGGCCGCCACCGAGGTGGCGATGGAGGCGGTGCAGCTGTTCGGCGGCAACGGCTACATGAGCGAATATCGCGTCGAGCAGCTGGCCCGCGACGCCAAGTCACTGATGATCTACGCGGGCAGCAACGAGATCCAGGTGACCCACATCGCCAAGGGACTGCTCGGCCGCTGA
- a CDS encoding cupin domain-containing protein — MAKPEFEFFPVTDVEYTVCPGGDPAITERILARDPDGNVATRILRYEPGADSTPMGVQKHDFWEEVYILEGSFTDLTLGQTFTAGMYACRPPGMPHGPWRTDEGVVTFEVRYHSR; from the coding sequence ATGGCCAAGCCCGAATTCGAGTTCTTCCCCGTCACCGACGTCGAGTACACGGTGTGCCCGGGCGGTGATCCCGCCATCACCGAGCGCATCCTGGCCCGCGACCCGGACGGCAATGTCGCCACCCGCATCCTGCGCTACGAGCCCGGCGCCGACTCCACCCCGATGGGCGTGCAGAAGCACGACTTCTGGGAGGAGGTCTACATTCTCGAGGGTTCCTTCACCGACCTCACCCTCGGCCAGACCTTCACCGCGGGCATGTACGCCTGCCGCCCGCCGGGCATGCCGCACGGTCCCTGGCGCACCGACGAGGGCGTGGTGACCTTCGAAGTCCGCTACCACAGCAGGTAG
- a CDS encoding flavin reductase family protein, with translation MTLPAFHCPTPSDMRRSMGRFTTGVAIVSADDGTGNPCAMTISSLTSVSLEPPILLVSLTHGSRTTDAVEAGGRFAVSILGSRQEAIARRFATRGGARFEGLPVDLSRSGLPLIPDALAQLECRVHSAHDVGDHRVFYGEVVDMRWRDGTGLAFYSGRFGDFHDFGHDELPWLY, from the coding sequence ATGACGCTACCGGCATTCCATTGCCCCACACCCTCGGACATGCGCCGCAGCATGGGCCGCTTCACCACCGGCGTGGCGATCGTCAGCGCCGACGACGGCACCGGCAACCCGTGCGCGATGACCATCAGCTCGCTCACCTCGGTGAGCCTGGAACCGCCGATCCTGCTGGTCTCGCTCACCCACGGCAGCCGGACCACCGATGCGGTGGAGGCGGGCGGCCGCTTCGCGGTCTCGATCCTGGGCTCCCGCCAGGAGGCGATCGCCCGCCGCTTCGCCACCCGCGGCGGCGCCCGCTTCGAGGGCCTGCCGGTGGACCTGAGCCGCTCCGGCCTGCCGTTGATCCCGGACGCGCTGGCGCAGCTGGAGTGCCGGGTGCACAGCGCGCACGATGTCGGCGACCACCGCGTCTTCTACGGTGAGGTCGTGGACATGCGGTGGCGCGACGGCACCGGATTGGCCTTCTACTCCGGCCGCTTCGGCGATTTCCACGACTTCGGGCACGACGAATTGCCCTGGTTGTACTGA
- a CDS encoding lipid-transfer protein, which yields MANRVFVVGVGMTKFEKPGRRKNADGSDWDYPDMARESGTAALADAGIAYTDVQQAYVGYVYGESTSGQRAVYELGLTGIPIVNVNNNCSTGSTALYLAAQAIRGGLADCTLALGFEKMQPGSLGATFTDREQPMMRHMDLLAQISEVKFPPAPWMFGAAGREHMQKYGTTAEQSARIGHKNHAHSVNNPYAQFQDAYTLDEILAAPMIYDPLTKLQCSPTSDGSGAAVLASEAFVARHDLAGQAVEIVGQAMTTDVESSFAAGTAAALIGYDMNVAAAQQVYEQSGLGPRDFQVIELHDCFSANELLLYEALGLCGAGEAGALVDAGDTTYGGRWVVNPSGGLISKGHPLGATGLAQCAELSKGHPLGATGLAQCAELTWQLRGTADKRQVDGVTAALQHNIGLGGAAVVTAYQRAER from the coding sequence ATGGCGAACAGGGTGTTTGTCGTCGGCGTGGGCATGACGAAGTTCGAGAAACCCGGACGGCGCAAGAACGCGGACGGCAGCGACTGGGACTACCCCGACATGGCCCGTGAGTCGGGCACCGCGGCGCTGGCGGACGCGGGTATCGCCTACACCGACGTGCAGCAGGCCTACGTCGGCTACGTCTACGGCGAGTCGACCTCCGGCCAGCGCGCCGTCTACGAACTCGGTCTCACCGGAATTCCGATCGTCAACGTCAACAACAACTGCTCGACCGGTTCCACCGCGCTGTACCTCGCCGCCCAGGCGATCCGGGGCGGCCTGGCCGACTGCACCCTGGCGCTGGGCTTCGAGAAGATGCAGCCCGGCTCGCTGGGGGCCACCTTCACCGACCGCGAGCAGCCGATGATGCGGCACATGGACCTGCTCGCGCAGATCTCGGAGGTGAAGTTTCCGCCCGCACCCTGGATGTTCGGCGCGGCGGGCCGCGAACACATGCAGAAGTACGGCACCACCGCCGAACAGTCCGCCCGCATCGGCCACAAGAATCACGCGCACTCGGTGAACAACCCGTACGCGCAGTTCCAGGACGCCTACACCCTCGACGAGATCCTCGCCGCGCCGATGATCTACGACCCGCTCACCAAATTGCAGTGTTCGCCGACCTCCGACGGGTCCGGTGCGGCCGTGCTGGCCTCGGAAGCGTTCGTGGCGCGGCACGACCTGGCCGGGCAGGCGGTCGAGATCGTCGGCCAGGCCATGACCACCGATGTCGAGTCCAGCTTCGCCGCGGGCACCGCCGCCGCACTGATCGGCTACGACATGAATGTCGCTGCCGCACAGCAGGTGTACGAGCAGTCCGGGCTCGGGCCGCGCGACTTCCAGGTGATCGAACTGCACGACTGCTTCTCCGCCAACGAGCTGTTGCTCTACGAGGCGCTCGGCCTGTGCGGCGCGGGCGAGGCGGGCGCACTCGTCGACGCCGGGGACACCACCTACGGCGGCCGGTGGGTGGTCAACCCCTCCGGCGGGCTGATCTCCAAGGGCCACCCGCTCGGTGCCACCGGACTCGCCCAGTGCGCCGAACTCTCCAAGGGCCACCCGCTCGGTGCCACCGGACTCGCCCAGTGCGCCGAACTCACCTGGCAGCTGCGCGGCACCGCGGACAAGCGCCAGGTCGACGGCGTCACCGCGGCATTGCAGCACAACATCGGACTCGGCGGCGCCGCCGTCGTCACCGCCTATCAGCGCGCCGAGCGCTGA
- a CDS encoding LysR family transcriptional regulator, with amino-acid sequence MDSPPDLNIRVLRYFVALVEAGTYTRAAAQLHVATPSLSQQISKLEHDLGVRLVERDHRGARLTAAGTEFLPLAVDLLSTHDRAVGMMRRHRRAEHHRIRIGFYATMAGPRTREILDSLRTISPATTVELVQVSWGDQVRAVLDGRVDVAFARPPLDTAHVRTFPVFTEKRVLAMSANHPLARFPELRIADMSGVVQVDTDNVPEEWRRWWSVDPRPDGTAVRYGPLVHGAEEMLEVVANTDAVAITAESLVMAFPRPDIVYRPIVDIEPARIVLVAPSDDRPAVRALVRAVTGD; translated from the coding sequence ATCCGCGTCCTGCGTTACTTCGTCGCGCTCGTCGAAGCGGGGACCTATACCCGCGCCGCCGCGCAACTGCACGTGGCGACGCCGTCACTGTCCCAGCAGATCAGCAAACTCGAACACGATCTCGGGGTGCGCCTGGTGGAGCGCGACCACCGCGGGGCGCGGCTCACCGCGGCCGGGACGGAATTCCTGCCACTGGCCGTCGACCTGTTGTCGACGCACGATCGCGCCGTCGGCATGATGCGCAGACACCGGCGCGCCGAACATCACCGGATCCGGATCGGTTTCTATGCGACGATGGCCGGCCCTCGCACCCGGGAGATATTGGACTCCTTGCGCACGATTTCTCCCGCCACCACCGTCGAATTGGTGCAAGTGAGCTGGGGCGACCAGGTGCGCGCCGTCCTCGACGGCCGCGTCGACGTCGCTTTCGCCCGGCCACCACTGGATACCGCGCACGTGCGGACATTTCCGGTGTTCACCGAGAAGCGAGTGCTCGCGATGTCGGCGAACCATCCACTCGCCCGTTTTCCCGAATTACGGATCGCCGACATGTCCGGCGTGGTCCAGGTGGACACCGACAACGTTCCCGAAGAATGGCGCCGCTGGTGGTCGGTGGACCCGCGGCCGGACGGCACCGCGGTGCGTTACGGCCCGTTGGTGCACGGCGCCGAGGAAATGTTGGAAGTGGTCGCGAACACCGACGCGGTAGCGATCACCGCGGAAAGCCTGGTGATGGCATTTCCCCGCCCGGATATCGTCTATCGACCCATTGTGGACATCGAACCGGCGCGAATCGTGCTGGTCGCCCCCTCCGACGACCGCCCCGCCGTCCGGGCGCTCGTCCGCGCGGTCACCGGTGATTGA
- a CDS encoding TetR/AcrR family transcriptional regulator yields the protein MSAAPHASPPAARPARPRRTQEQRSAETQAKVMDAAIECLLEVGYGETTTQMVAKRAGVTRGALLHHYPSREDLVAGAVRYLAVKRTEEALRTFARLTQGESLIPDALDLLWALYQGPLFTAAIELLVASRTDPALARQVEAVEEVVVSSIKAAGSAMALSGISAESFNELVVTAMDAITGLLIRCYPARDSDRPERAWARLRTHLLVLAHAQVGRAAHAG from the coding sequence ATGTCCGCAGCACCGCACGCCTCGCCGCCCGCCGCCCGGCCCGCCCGGCCGCGGCGGACCCAGGAGCAGCGCAGCGCGGAGACGCAGGCGAAGGTGATGGACGCGGCCATCGAATGCCTGCTCGAGGTCGGCTACGGCGAGACGACCACGCAGATGGTGGCCAAGCGCGCCGGGGTGACCCGCGGCGCCCTGCTGCACCACTATCCCTCCCGGGAGGATCTGGTCGCGGGGGCGGTGCGGTATCTGGCGGTGAAGCGCACCGAGGAGGCGTTGCGCACCTTCGCCCGGCTCACCCAGGGCGAGAGCCTCATCCCCGACGCCCTGGACCTGCTGTGGGCGCTGTATCAGGGCCCGCTGTTCACCGCCGCCATCGAACTGCTGGTCGCCTCGCGCACCGATCCGGCGCTGGCCCGGCAGGTGGAAGCGGTCGAAGAGGTGGTCGTCAGCAGCATCAAGGCGGCCGGCAGCGCGATGGCGCTCAGCGGCATCTCCGCCGAGTCGTTCAACGAACTCGTCGTCACCGCCATGGACGCCATCACCGGCCTGCTCATCCGCTGCTATCCGGCCCGCGACTCCGACCGCCCGGAACGCGCCTGGGCCCGGTTGCGCACCCACCTGCTGGTCCTGGCGCACGCGCAGGTCGGGCGCGCCGCCCACGCCGGCTGA
- a CDS encoding AraC-like ligand-binding domain-containing protein: MSTLAPAATPPSAERFDTWQETISHAFVPLTATPLTAAGFDGTLSCHEVGSLQLNEVGGGPVRVERDPRAIRRADPGYIKLGLQTRGRGAVVQDGRTAVLGPGDLAVYDTGRPYTLHFDQPFQMIVAMFPRESWQIRAAELTEITARRIGGRGGVGALLAPFLRAIPATLACGDLSRDIHIADAVLDLLTAAVAEFGGVEERARSAGAGLLVQVKAFIDAHLADPMLSVPDIAAAHHISVRYLQRLFETEGTTVTTWIRQRRLERIRRDLADPRIDRSTSAVAARWGLADASHFSKLFKAAYGMTPRQYRLAASRPDRRAPVREWPNSCTPAHK, from the coding sequence ATGAGCACTCTCGCACCGGCCGCGACACCGCCCTCCGCGGAGCGGTTCGACACATGGCAGGAGACCATCTCGCACGCCTTCGTCCCCCTCACCGCCACCCCGCTGACCGCGGCGGGCTTCGACGGCACGCTCAGCTGTCACGAAGTGGGCTCGTTGCAGCTCAACGAGGTCGGCGGCGGTCCGGTGCGGGTGGAACGCGACCCGCGCGCCATCCGCCGCGCCGACCCCGGCTACATCAAGCTCGGCCTGCAGACCCGCGGGCGCGGGGCCGTCGTCCAGGACGGCCGCACCGCGGTCCTGGGGCCGGGCGATCTGGCCGTCTACGACACCGGCCGCCCCTACACCCTGCACTTCGACCAGCCGTTCCAGATGATCGTGGCGATGTTCCCGCGCGAGTCCTGGCAGATCCGCGCCGCGGAACTCACCGAGATCACCGCCCGCCGGATCGGCGGCCGCGGCGGCGTGGGTGCGCTGCTGGCGCCGTTCCTGCGCGCCATCCCGGCCACCCTGGCATGCGGCGATCTCAGCCGCGACATCCACATCGCCGACGCGGTGCTGGATCTGCTCACCGCGGCGGTCGCCGAATTCGGCGGCGTCGAGGAACGCGCGCGCTCGGCGGGCGCCGGGCTGCTGGTGCAGGTCAAGGCGTTCATCGATGCGCACCTGGCCGACCCGATGCTGAGCGTGCCCGACATCGCCGCCGCCCACCACATCTCGGTGCGCTACCTGCAACGGCTGTTCGAGACCGAAGGCACCACGGTCACCACCTGGATCCGCCAGCGCAGACTCGAACGCATCCGCCGCGATCTCGCCGATCCGCGCATCGACCGTTCCACCAGCGCGGTCGCCGCGCGGTGGGGGCTGGCCGACGCCTCGCACTTCTCCAAGCTCTTCAAAGCCGCCTACGGGATGACCCCGCGGCAGTACCGGCTGGCCGCGTCCCGGCCCGACCGCCGCGCGCCGGTGCGCGAATGGCCAAACAGCTGTACGCCTGCGCACAAGTAA
- a CDS encoding NDMA-dependent alcohol dehydrogenase: MKSKAAVLWEPGAPWQIEELELDAPKYGEVLVELAASGLCHSDEHVRDGSVPVSFYPFIGGHEGAGVVREVGPGVTNLKPGDHVALGFIPACGRCRPCANGQSSICDLGAHLLDGYQVSDGTARHHVRGKDAGILCLLGTFAPYTVVNEASCVKITDDVPLDKAALVGCGVTTGWGSSVYAAGVSAGETVVVLGMGGVGCGAVQGAALAGARHVVLVDPSPVKREQAKVFGATHAVATVEEALPLVQDLTWGYLADKVLITVGVASGALIGQAMSLVAKGGVCVNVSVGDLETSDVTLNLFDLTAMRKTLKGAWFGNANIRFDIPHLLRLYMEGQLKLDEMITRTYTLEQVNEGYEAMRNAENVKGLIVY, from the coding sequence ATGAAGTCGAAAGCAGCGGTTCTGTGGGAGCCCGGCGCCCCGTGGCAGATCGAGGAGCTCGAGCTGGACGCACCGAAATACGGTGAGGTGCTCGTCGAGCTCGCGGCCTCGGGCCTGTGCCACTCCGACGAGCACGTCCGCGACGGCAGCGTGCCGGTGAGCTTCTATCCGTTCATCGGCGGTCACGAGGGCGCGGGCGTGGTCCGCGAGGTCGGCCCCGGCGTCACCAACCTGAAGCCCGGCGACCACGTCGCGCTCGGTTTCATCCCGGCCTGCGGCCGGTGCAGGCCCTGTGCCAACGGCCAGTCCAGCATCTGCGACCTCGGCGCGCACCTGCTCGACGGCTACCAGGTCTCCGACGGCACCGCCCGCCATCACGTGCGCGGCAAGGACGCCGGAATCCTCTGCCTGCTCGGCACTTTCGCGCCCTACACGGTGGTCAACGAGGCGTCGTGCGTGAAGATCACCGACGACGTCCCGCTGGACAAGGCCGCGCTGGTCGGCTGCGGCGTCACCACCGGCTGGGGCTCCTCGGTCTACGCCGCGGGCGTGTCCGCGGGCGAGACGGTCGTGGTGCTCGGCATGGGCGGCGTCGGGTGCGGCGCGGTGCAGGGCGCCGCGCTGGCCGGGGCCCGGCACGTGGTGCTGGTCGACCCGTCGCCGGTCAAGCGCGAGCAGGCCAAGGTGTTCGGCGCCACCCACGCCGTGGCCACCGTCGAGGAGGCGCTGCCGCTGGTGCAGGACCTCACCTGGGGCTACCTGGCCGACAAGGTGCTCATCACCGTCGGCGTCGCCAGCGGCGCGCTGATCGGGCAGGCGATGAGCCTGGTCGCCAAGGGCGGTGTGTGCGTGAACGTCTCCGTCGGCGACCTGGAGACCAGTGACGTCACCCTCAACCTGTTCGACCTCACCGCCATGCGCAAGACCCTCAAGGGCGCCTGGTTCGGCAACGCCAACATCCGCTTCGACATCCCGCACCTGCTGCGCCTCTACATGGAAGGCCAGCTGAAGCTGGACGAGATGATCACCCGCACCTACACCCTCGAACAGGTCAACGAGGGCTACGAGGCGATGCGCAACGCGGAGAACGTCAAGGGCCTGATCGTCTACTGA
- a CDS encoding type II toxin-antitoxin system Rv0910 family toxin has product MGHIEETKHLAAEPQAVWAVVSDLASWSSWFTVHDKWLEEPPADLAVGTTLVAKVVMLGMANKIEWTVREVEAPSKLVLTGTGLAGVKVEFAFTLTARDGGSDFHIAGDFEGAMIKGALGKAVEKDAGRQLEDSVGKLEALATAGV; this is encoded by the coding sequence ATGGGACACATCGAAGAAACCAAGCACCTCGCCGCCGAACCGCAGGCCGTGTGGGCCGTCGTCTCCGACCTCGCCTCGTGGAGCAGCTGGTTCACCGTGCACGACAAGTGGCTCGAGGAACCGCCCGCCGACCTCGCCGTCGGCACCACCCTGGTCGCCAAGGTCGTCATGCTCGGCATGGCCAACAAGATCGAATGGACCGTCCGCGAGGTCGAGGCACCGAGCAAGCTGGTGCTCACCGGCACCGGATTGGCCGGCGTCAAGGTCGAATTCGCGTTCACGCTCACCGCCCGCGACGGCGGCAGCGACTTCCACATCGCGGGCGACTTCGAGGGCGCCATGATCAAGGGCGCGCTCGGCAAGGCGGTGGAGAAGGACGCGGGCCGCCAGCTCGAGGACAGCGTGGGCAAGCTCGAAGCGCTCGCCACCGCCGGGGTCTGA
- a CDS encoding SDR family oxidoreductase: MGTLDGKVAVITGAGRGIGREHALLFAREGAAVVVNDYGGSNSGEGHDAGPAQQVVDEIVAAGGRAVADTGNVADWSDAKALVDRAVAEFGRLDVVVNNAGILRDGFLAGMTEAQWDAVLDVHLKGHFAVLRHAAAHWKDRSKAGDQPDAAVINTASASGTTVPNAGQANYGAAKAAIAALTLVAAEELGRYGVRVNAIAPIARTRLTLATPGMGAMMAAEAESAENEGGFDAFSPANISPLVAYLAGDACRLTGKVFAVQGGAISELAGWHDVKTIETDGPWLIDDIAARLP, translated from the coding sequence ATGGGAACACTCGACGGCAAGGTCGCCGTCATCACCGGCGCGGGCCGCGGCATCGGCCGCGAACACGCCCTGCTCTTCGCCCGCGAGGGCGCCGCGGTCGTGGTGAACGACTACGGCGGCAGCAATTCCGGCGAGGGCCACGACGCGGGCCCGGCGCAGCAGGTGGTCGACGAGATCGTCGCCGCGGGCGGCCGCGCGGTCGCCGACACCGGCAACGTCGCCGACTGGTCGGACGCGAAAGCGCTCGTCGACCGGGCGGTCGCGGAGTTCGGCCGGCTCGACGTGGTGGTCAACAACGCGGGCATCCTGCGCGACGGCTTCCTCGCGGGCATGACCGAGGCACAGTGGGACGCGGTACTCGATGTCCACCTCAAGGGCCACTTCGCCGTGCTGCGCCACGCCGCCGCGCACTGGAAGGACCGCTCGAAAGCGGGCGACCAGCCCGACGCGGCCGTGATCAACACCGCCTCCGCTTCGGGGACCACGGTGCCCAACGCCGGCCAGGCCAACTACGGCGCCGCGAAGGCCGCCATCGCCGCGCTCACCCTGGTCGCCGCCGAGGAGCTGGGCCGCTACGGCGTCCGGGTCAACGCGATCGCGCCGATCGCGCGCACCCGGTTGACCCTGGCCACCCCGGGCATGGGCGCGATGATGGCCGCCGAGGCCGAATCCGCCGAGAACGAAGGCGGTTTCGACGCGTTCAGCCCCGCCAACATCTCCCCCCTGGTCGCCTATCTCGCCGGGGACGCCTGCCGGTTGACCGGCAAGGTGTTCGCCGTGCAGGGCGGCGCCATCTCCGAACTGGCCGGCTGGCACGACGTGAAGACCATCGAGACCGACGGCCCGTGGCTGATCGACGACATCGCCGCCCGACTGCCGTGA